One Novosphingobium sp. 9U genomic window, CATCGCGCTGGATCGCGGTGCTGATCTCACCCGAAGGCGCGAACGCCGAAGTCGACGCGCTGCAGGACAAGAAGCTGACCGATGTCGGTGTGCGCGTGCTGCGCTTTGCCGAAGAGCAGGTGCTGAACGCCATCGGCACCGTCGTGAAGGCGATCACGGTCGAGGTGAACAAGCCCTTCGACAAGCGCACTGCGCGCCGCAACGCTGGTCAGCTGTTCGCCAATGACGAGGACGGCGGGGAGCGATGATCGCAGCGCTGCTTCTCGCCGTCGCCACCTTGCCGTCGACTCCCGCCGACATCGCGGCTTGGGACGGCGTGCCGGTGCCTGACGAGGCCGCAACGCCTTACGTCAAGTACATGGGTTGCGTCAGCGATCCCGTGCTCGACGGCATGGAGGCTGGCC contains:
- a CDS encoding endonuclease domain-containing protein, producing MTAERKTLGISAATSTRPAKANFALTGARLEKLKERARDQRRSPTLAQAALWAQLSGSKLGGVKFTRQFVLGSVLVDFACPSRWIAVLISPEGANAEVDALQDKKLTDVGVRVLRFAEEQVLNAIGTVVKAITVEVNKPFDKRTARRNAGQLFANDEDGGER